A part of Pseudoalteromonas arctica A 37-1-2 genomic DNA contains:
- a CDS encoding aspartate carbamoyltransferase, whose protein sequence is MLSFQGEHILSVNQLDRDCIERIFAVAKKMEPYAKKQKQTTVLKGAILANLFFEPSTRTRVSFGTAFNLLGGGVRETTGMQSSALAKGESLYDTARVISAYADAVAMRHPDAGSVSEFADGCTVPVINGGDGPNEHPTQALLDLLTIERELHRFDQNIDGMHIALVGDLKYGRTVHSLSKLLCHYKNVKFSMVAPDGLQMPTSILDAVENAGHKIELVNKMEGNLAADIVYQTRIQEERFPSQEEANKYRGGFRISQSIYSAHCKPNSVLMHPLPRDSRLEANELDNDLNSNDNLAIFRQVQNGVLIRMALFALTLGVENKVDKYEVDVPWFSRKRDS, encoded by the coding sequence ATGTTAAGTTTCCAAGGCGAACATATACTGTCTGTAAATCAGCTAGACAGAGACTGCATTGAACGTATTTTTGCAGTAGCTAAAAAAATGGAGCCTTATGCTAAAAAACAAAAGCAAACAACGGTGCTTAAAGGCGCTATTTTAGCTAATTTGTTTTTTGAACCAAGTACTCGCACGCGAGTTAGCTTTGGTACTGCCTTTAACTTACTTGGCGGCGGTGTACGTGAAACTACAGGTATGCAAAGCTCAGCGCTTGCAAAAGGTGAATCACTTTACGATACCGCACGCGTAATTTCAGCTTATGCCGATGCTGTTGCTATGCGTCACCCTGACGCAGGCTCAGTAAGTGAATTTGCTGATGGCTGTACTGTGCCGGTTATTAATGGCGGCGACGGCCCAAATGAGCACCCGACTCAAGCATTACTTGATTTATTAACCATTGAGCGTGAATTACACCGTTTTGATCAAAATATTGATGGCATGCATATAGCGCTTGTGGGTGATTTAAAATATGGTCGCACAGTGCATTCTCTATCAAAGCTATTGTGCCATTATAAAAACGTAAAGTTTTCGATGGTCGCGCCTGATGGCCTACAAATGCCAACGAGCATTTTAGATGCCGTAGAAAATGCAGGACACAAAATTGAGCTAGTAAACAAGATGGAAGGTAATTTAGCAGCCGATATTGTTTACCAAACACGTATTCAAGAAGAGCGCTTTCCTTCACAAGAAGAAGCAAATAAATACCGTGGCGGTTTTAGAATTAGCCAATCTATTTACAGCGCTCATTGCAAACCTAACTCTGTGTTAATGCATCCGTTACCACGTGATAGTCGCTTAGAAGCCAACGAGCTTGATAACGACTTAAACAGTAACGATAATTTAGCAATATTCCGCCAGGTACAAAATGGCGTATTAATTCGTATGGCACTGTTTGCTTTAACACTCGGCGTAGAAAATAAAGTCGATAAGTATGAAGTGGACGTACCTTGGTTTAGCCGCAAACGCGACAGCTAA
- the erpA gene encoding iron-sulfur cluster insertion protein ErpA — protein sequence MSEELPIKFSDAAAVRVKQLIDEEENPDLKLRVYVTGGGCSGFQYGFTFDEKANPGDLEIVKNGVTLVIDPMSIQYLVDGEVDYTEGLEGARFFVSNPNATTTCGCGASFSV from the coding sequence ATGTCTGAAGAATTACCAATTAAGTTCAGCGATGCAGCTGCTGTTCGCGTTAAACAGTTAATCGACGAAGAAGAAAATCCAGATTTAAAACTGCGTGTTTATGTAACAGGTGGTGGTTGTTCTGGTTTTCAATATGGTTTTACTTTTGATGAAAAAGCGAATCCTGGCGATTTAGAAATTGTAAAAAATGGTGTAACACTCGTTATCGATCCAATGAGCATTCAATATTTGGTTGACGGTGAAGTTGATTACACTGAAGGATTAGAAGGCGCACGCTTTTTTGTATCTAATCCTAATGCAACAACAACCTGTGGTTGTGGTGCAAGCTTTAGCGTTTAA
- a CDS encoding alpha-ketoglutarate-dependent dioxygenase AlkB family protein, with translation MQRQNANPQQLPNGFSYQSRALSAQKSLVLFYYLQKNLRWQQPDVTVYGKTGPIPRLQCFMSDLNIEYGYSSSKQIVEPWDELLLNMRKRLEAHLNQPLNSLLVNYYRDGNDTMGWHSDDEIELGDKPTIVCVSLGADRVLKLKHKASNKVTDLKLQSGSCLIMNGHSQRDYQHAIPKQTTLAHPRISLTYRFIKHIKQKQFS, from the coding sequence ATGCAACGGCAAAACGCCAACCCCCAACAGTTACCAAATGGCTTTTCTTATCAAAGTAGGGCACTTAGTGCACAAAAAAGCCTCGTTCTATTTTATTATTTGCAAAAAAACTTACGTTGGCAGCAACCCGATGTAACCGTTTATGGCAAAACGGGGCCTATTCCACGACTGCAATGTTTCATGAGTGATTTAAATATTGAATACGGCTATTCAAGTAGTAAGCAAATAGTAGAACCATGGGATGAATTGTTACTCAATATGCGAAAGCGTTTAGAAGCACATTTAAACCAGCCTCTAAACTCATTGCTCGTTAATTATTACCGAGATGGTAATGATACGATGGGATGGCACAGTGATGATGAAATAGAGCTTGGTGATAAACCAACAATTGTGTGTGTCTCTCTAGGAGCTGATCGGGTTTTAAAGTTAAAGCACAAGGCGAGCAATAAAGTAACCGACTTAAAATTACAAAGTGGCAGCTGTTTAATAATGAATGGACATAGCCAACGAGATTATCAACATGCAATACCTAAGCAAACCACGCTTGCGCATCCGCGAATAAGTTTAACTTACCGATTTATAAAGCACATTAAGCAAAAGCAATTTAGTTAG
- the hemL gene encoding glutamate-1-semialdehyde 2,1-aminomutase, with amino-acid sequence MTISQDLFERAQASIPGGVNSPVRAFNGVGGTPLFITKAEGAFTFDADGNRYIDYVGSWGPMIMGHNHPAIKQAVHEAVENGLSYGAPTEAEILMAEKVKELVPSIEKVRMVSSGTEATMSAIRLARGFTGRDKILKFEGCYHGHADSLLVKAGSGALTMGVPNSPGIPEDFAKHTLTVSFNNLDEVKAIFAKYADEIACIIVEPVAGNMNCIPPVQGFLEGLRDVCDEYKSVLIFDEVMTGFRVALGGAQAYYNIKPDLTCLGKVIGGGMPVGAFGGKTEIMDYIAPVGPVYQAGTLSGNPIAMAAGLKSLELLCEPGLHDKLEATSKAICEGFEAGAKKAGIALTTNYAGGMYGFFFTDAEKVTTYKQATECDLERFKRFFHLMLEEGVYLAPSAFEAGFVCAAHTEQEVKETIAAAERSFAKL; translated from the coding sequence ATGACAATTAGCCAAGACTTATTTGAACGCGCTCAAGCCTCTATTCCAGGTGGCGTAAACTCGCCAGTTCGTGCTTTTAATGGTGTAGGCGGTACGCCGCTATTTATTACAAAAGCAGAAGGCGCGTTTACATTTGATGCCGACGGTAATCGTTACATTGATTATGTTGGCTCTTGGGGGCCTATGATCATGGGCCATAACCACCCTGCAATTAAACAAGCCGTGCACGAAGCAGTCGAAAATGGCCTTAGCTATGGTGCGCCAACTGAAGCCGAAATATTAATGGCTGAAAAAGTAAAAGAGCTGGTTCCATCAATCGAAAAAGTACGCATGGTTAGCTCAGGCACTGAAGCAACGATGAGTGCAATTCGTTTAGCACGTGGCTTTACCGGCCGCGATAAAATATTAAAATTTGAAGGTTGTTACCACGGCCATGCTGACTCGTTATTAGTTAAGGCAGGCTCTGGTGCACTAACAATGGGCGTACCTAATTCTCCTGGTATTCCTGAGGACTTTGCTAAGCATACACTTACTGTATCATTTAATAACCTAGATGAAGTAAAAGCTATTTTTGCAAAATACGCTGACGAAATTGCCTGTATTATTGTAGAGCCAGTAGCTGGTAACATGAACTGCATTCCACCAGTGCAAGGCTTTTTAGAAGGTTTGCGTGATGTGTGTGACGAATATAAGTCAGTACTTATTTTTGATGAAGTAATGACGGGTTTTCGTGTTGCACTTGGCGGTGCACAAGCGTATTACAACATTAAACCAGACCTTACGTGTTTAGGTAAAGTCATTGGCGGCGGCATGCCCGTTGGCGCGTTTGGTGGTAAAACCGAAATAATGGATTACATTGCGCCTGTGGGCCCTGTTTACCAAGCGGGTACTCTTTCTGGTAACCCTATTGCGATGGCTGCAGGTTTAAAATCACTTGAGCTATTATGTGAGCCAGGTCTACACGATAAGTTAGAAGCAACGTCTAAAGCAATTTGTGAAGGCTTTGAAGCGGGCGCTAAAAAAGCAGGCATTGCATTAACAACTAATTATGCTGGCGGCATGTATGGATTCTTTTTTACTGATGCTGAAAAAGTAACGACATACAAACAAGCTACTGAATGCGACCTAGAGCGCTTCAAACGTTTTTTCCACCTTATGCTTGAAGAAGGTGTGTACCTTGCTCCATCAGCATTTGAAGCTGGTTTTGTATGTGCTGCGCATACTGAGCAAGAAGTAAAAGAAACAATAGCGGCAGCAGAACGCTCGTTTGCTAAACTTTAA
- a CDS encoding YajG family lipoprotein: MKLTNIIIGCCVLLILGGCANQPSQVILNPVYKSGQISTINSSLSTSVIDLRGDSSTLKLIESDKTKTFASQGLTESVKSVLDSALSRNGASISNLATVRFEVDIHALQAVVTEKLVSHISEAHIELGVRVIRASSNFSKVYRGSANLEGPFSHERVKIEGQLNKLTEQIITRIVSDPELIEFLEG; this comes from the coding sequence ATGAAATTAACAAACATTATAATTGGGTGTTGTGTATTACTAATACTTGGTGGCTGTGCGAATCAGCCTAGCCAAGTAATACTCAATCCTGTTTATAAAAGTGGTCAAATAAGCACTATAAATAGTAGCTTAAGCACCAGTGTAATTGATTTACGTGGCGACTCATCAACACTTAAACTTATTGAATCAGACAAAACTAAAACCTTTGCAAGCCAAGGTCTTACTGAATCTGTTAAAAGTGTTTTAGACAGCGCCCTTAGCCGCAATGGTGCCAGCATTTCTAACTTGGCAACTGTTCGCTTTGAAGTAGATATTCATGCACTGCAGGCTGTTGTGACCGAAAAACTTGTGAGCCATATCAGCGAAGCCCATATAGAGCTTGGCGTGCGCGTTATTCGCGCCTCAAGTAATTTTAGTAAAGTGTATAGAGGCAGTGCTAATTTAGAAGGTCCGTTTAGTCACGAGCGAGTAAAAATAGAAGGTCAGCTCAATAAGTTGACTGAACAAATTATTACCCGCATTGTATCTGACCCTGAATTAATAGAATTTTTAGAAGGTTAA
- a CDS encoding helix-turn-helix domain-containing protein, whose amino-acid sequence MMGKTVSSEENAKLTKWLKSKRHEKGHTMRSLAQVLGTPHSFIGKIENQERRLDVIEFVRYCTALEVDPHEALSLLKVD is encoded by the coding sequence ATGATGGGCAAAACAGTTTCTTCTGAAGAAAATGCAAAGCTAACAAAGTGGCTTAAAAGTAAGCGCCACGAAAAGGGTCATACAATGCGAAGCCTAGCACAAGTGCTGGGAACGCCTCATTCGTTTATCGGCAAGATTGAAAATCAAGAACGCCGTTTAGATGTGATTGAGTTTGTTCGTTATTGTACAGCTCTAGAAGTTGATCCACATGAAGCACTTAGCTTGCTAAAAGTAGATTAA
- a CDS encoding methyltransferase, which translates to MTTQAQLGDKTFTLERFPLDQKNRSLQAWDSADEYLINYVNEHHPDCRSLLILNDSFGALACYFNKLTVCSVNDSYISHQAAAYNLQENKLPTAEFTQVDSLSALPEDVDLVLIKIPRNVGFLQFQLSELSEVLAPGTPVIAAGKTKEIHNSTIKSFEQFIGETTTSLAVKKSRLILSTAKGGYKAADFPITWELEGTEFNITNHANVFSRDSLDIGARFFFNYLPETPKAKSIIDLGCGNGVVGLMTLARCPNASITFVDESYMAVESARLNVEINLGDKFDNCEFIENDCLTGFERDSVDMVLCNPPFHQAQAVTDHIAWQMFKQAKDTLKEGGELRIIGNRHLDYHDKLNRMFGNCKLLGSNKKFVVLSATKNSGML; encoded by the coding sequence ATGACGACGCAAGCCCAGCTAGGCGATAAAACCTTTACTCTTGAACGCTTTCCATTGGATCAAAAAAACCGCAGCTTACAAGCGTGGGATTCGGCAGATGAGTACCTTATCAATTATGTTAACGAACATCACCCAGATTGTCGCTCATTGCTTATTTTAAACGATAGCTTTGGTGCACTTGCTTGTTATTTTAATAAGTTAACGGTTTGTTCAGTTAATGATTCTTATATTAGCCACCAAGCTGCGGCTTATAACTTACAAGAAAACAAGCTACCTACAGCAGAGTTTACGCAAGTAGATAGTTTATCGGCATTACCAGAGGATGTTGATTTAGTACTTATTAAAATCCCTCGTAATGTGGGTTTTTTACAGTTCCAATTAAGTGAACTTAGTGAAGTACTTGCACCTGGTACGCCAGTAATTGCCGCAGGTAAAACAAAAGAAATTCATAATTCAACAATAAAATCATTTGAGCAATTTATTGGTGAAACAACAACAAGCCTAGCAGTTAAAAAGTCTCGTCTTATATTAAGCACAGCTAAAGGCGGATATAAAGCAGCAGACTTCCCTATAACATGGGAGCTTGAAGGTACTGAGTTTAATATAACAAATCATGCAAATGTGTTTTCGCGTGATTCGTTGGATATTGGTGCGCGCTTCTTTTTTAACTACTTACCAGAAACACCAAAAGCTAAAAGCATTATTGATTTAGGCTGTGGTAACGGCGTTGTTGGATTAATGACGCTTGCTCGTTGCCCTAATGCATCAATTACCTTTGTTGATGAGTCTTACATGGCAGTAGAGTCAGCCCGGTTAAATGTAGAAATTAACCTAGGCGATAAGTTTGATAACTGTGAGTTCATCGAAAACGATTGTTTAACAGGCTTTGAAAGAGACAGTGTGGATATGGTGCTTTGTAATCCTCCATTTCACCAAGCTCAAGCTGTTACCGATCACATTGCTTGGCAAATGTTTAAACAAGCAAAAGATACTTTAAAAGAAGGCGGCGAGCTGCGTATTATTGGTAATCGTCATTTAGATTATCACGATAAATTAAACCGTATGTTCGGAAACTGTAAGTTGTTAGGCTCAAACAAAAAGTTTGTCGTTCTAAGTGCAACTAAAAATAGTGGAATGCTATAA
- a CDS encoding CopD family protein has product MSALLIYKTLHIFFMIAWFAGIFYLPRLFVYHAMSEERSCNSMLKVMERRLLYFVTPFAVLTAVFGVLTIVEYGRDWFKYSMWLHYKLVLVIILYLYHGYCFKLLSDFKHDRNTKTDRFYRIFNELPVIALLIIVALAVIKPNL; this is encoded by the coding sequence ATGAGCGCATTATTGATTTATAAAACACTCCACATATTTTTTATGATTGCGTGGTTTGCCGGTATTTTTTACTTGCCTCGATTATTTGTATATCACGCAATGAGCGAAGAAAGATCATGTAACTCTATGCTTAAAGTTATGGAGCGCAGGTTACTTTATTTCGTAACCCCATTTGCTGTTTTAACGGCTGTATTTGGTGTGTTAACCATTGTTGAATATGGTCGTGATTGGTTTAAATACAGTATGTGGCTACATTACAAACTTGTACTGGTAATTATTTTATACCTATACCACGGCTACTGTTTTAAGTTATTAAGTGACTTTAAACATGACCGAAACACTAAAACAGACCGCTTTTACCGTATTTTTAATGAGCTCCCTGTTATTGCGCTGCTCATCATTGTGGCACTTGCGGTAATAAAACCTAATTTATAA
- a CDS encoding peptidylprolyl isomerase, translated as MKRLFLICLGLFFSVSSLAAQEGRFVQKDNIFPRVEIVTTMGSIVVELDRSKAPITVNNFLTYVSDKSYQGSVFHRIERDVENDRDFVIQGGGYDKDYDGLHENDPIFNESGNGLKNDMYSIAMAYQDREPHSGTRQFFFNMDNNDHLNPGKDWGFAVFGNVMDGYDTLDKIMAVETGFNEKIGYDFVPKKPVIILNIKMLEQVPL; from the coding sequence ATGAAACGACTTTTTTTAATCTGCTTAGGCCTATTTTTTAGTGTAAGTAGCTTGGCAGCCCAAGAAGGCCGCTTTGTGCAAAAAGACAATATTTTTCCACGCGTCGAAATCGTAACGACGATGGGCAGTATTGTTGTTGAACTGGACCGTTCAAAAGCACCCATTACGGTCAATAACTTTTTAACTTACGTGTCAGATAAGAGCTATCAAGGCAGTGTTTTTCATCGTATTGAGCGCGATGTAGAAAACGACCGCGACTTTGTTATTCAAGGTGGTGGTTACGATAAAGATTACGACGGCTTACACGAAAATGACCCTATTTTTAATGAAAGCGGCAATGGTTTAAAAAATGATATGTACAGCATTGCTATGGCGTATCAGGACCGTGAACCTCACTCGGGAACACGCCAATTCTTTTTTAACATGGATAATAATGATCACTTAAATCCAGGGAAAGATTGGGGTTTTGCAGTATTTGGTAATGTAATGGATGGCTACGATACCCTTGATAAGATCATGGCTGTTGAAACAGGGTTTAATGAAAAGATTGGTTACGATTTTGTTCCTAAAAAACCGGTGATCATCTTAAATATTAAAATGCTTGAACAAGTTCCACTGTAA
- a CDS encoding BolA family protein produces the protein MSMQQQIQEKISNAIACKHLNVINESHMHNAGTESHFKVVVVSEDFAGKRLLQRHREINEILKDELANHIHALAIHTYTPDEYAEQGGEAPDSPNCMGGSKVS, from the coding sequence ATGTCAATGCAGCAACAGATCCAAGAAAAAATAAGCAACGCCATTGCGTGTAAACATTTAAACGTGATTAACGAAAGCCATATGCACAATGCGGGCACTGAATCACACTTTAAAGTAGTAGTGGTTAGCGAAGATTTTGCGGGTAAGCGTTTATTACAACGTCATCGCGAAATTAATGAAATTTTAAAAGATGAGTTAGCAAATCATATTCATGCACTCGCTATTCATACATATACACCCGATGAGTATGCAGAGCAGGGCGGCGAAGCGCCTGATTCACCCAATTGTATGGGTGGCTCTAAAGTTAGCTAA
- a CDS encoding AmpG family muropeptide MFS transporter, giving the protein MSKSLSISEYFSYFKDKRLIHIFIFGMSSGFPWVLIGSVMSAWLKDEGLSRSMIGLFGIVFGAYSINFLWSPLIDRTKLPILYKWLGQRRSWILLCQSFIFIGTLLLAGLDLKANLAIVAAICLLIAIASATQDIAIDAFRIDTLKANESHKATAAAAMATSGWWTGYALLGAIPFYMADIPSLDWPQIYYFLAAVMLLLMSGALFAKEPESNREAVHAELERVYLEKLSSTKQTPLTKTVAWLAVTVIDPFRAFFTKNGVKTALALLAFIFLFKIGEAFLGRMSIVFYKEIGFSNSDIATFSKVGTAVLTIIFTFVGSLFNQKYGIVKGLFVSGIAMAASNLAFSWIALVGPDLRLYAFAIVIDGFTQAWSLVAMVAFISMLCDRAFSATHYALLASLGNLGRTLLSSYSGVVIDDWLMGNWSLFFVLTALMVIPSLIFLYLIRHKLYELEKNYHKNI; this is encoded by the coding sequence ATGAGCAAATCTCTCTCTATTAGCGAATATTTTTCTTACTTTAAAGACAAACGCTTAATCCATATTTTTATATTTGGTATGAGTAGCGGCTTTCCGTGGGTATTAATTGGCTCTGTTATGTCGGCTTGGCTAAAGGATGAAGGCCTAAGCCGCAGCATGATTGGCCTATTCGGCATTGTATTTGGCGCTTACAGTATCAATTTTTTATGGTCACCGCTCATTGACCGTACAAAACTCCCTATTTTATATAAATGGCTAGGCCAACGTCGCAGCTGGATACTATTGTGCCAGAGCTTTATTTTTATTGGCACCTTATTATTAGCTGGGCTTGATTTAAAAGCTAATTTAGCAATTGTTGCTGCGATTTGTTTGTTAATCGCCATTGCTTCTGCAACGCAAGACATTGCTATTGATGCATTCAGAATAGACACACTTAAAGCAAACGAATCTCACAAAGCAACAGCGGCAGCCGCTATGGCAACATCTGGTTGGTGGACAGGTTATGCGCTTTTAGGTGCAATTCCATTTTATATGGCTGATATCCCCTCGCTCGACTGGCCACAAATTTATTACTTTTTAGCTGCTGTAATGCTGCTGCTAATGAGTGGAGCATTGTTTGCAAAAGAACCTGAATCAAATAGAGAAGCGGTACATGCCGAGCTTGAACGTGTGTACCTTGAAAAACTGTCCTCTACAAAACAAACCCCTCTTACAAAAACTGTTGCGTGGCTCGCGGTAACCGTTATTGATCCATTTAGAGCTTTTTTTACTAAAAATGGCGTTAAAACGGCACTGGCATTACTTGCGTTTATTTTCTTATTTAAAATAGGCGAAGCGTTTTTAGGGCGAATGTCGATTGTTTTTTATAAAGAAATTGGTTTTAGCAATAGCGATATAGCTACATTTTCAAAGGTAGGTACTGCCGTACTTACAATCATATTTACCTTTGTTGGCAGTTTATTTAATCAAAAATATGGCATTGTTAAGGGTTTATTTGTTAGTGGCATTGCGATGGCAGCCTCAAACTTAGCCTTTTCGTGGATTGCTTTAGTTGGCCCTGATTTAAGACTGTATGCCTTTGCTATTGTTATTGATGGGTTTACGCAAGCATGGTCGCTGGTCGCTATGGTGGCCTTTATTTCGATGCTATGCGATAGAGCATTTAGTGCAACACACTATGCATTACTGGCGTCATTAGGGAATTTAGGACGAACGTTACTTTCGAGCTACAGTGGTGTAGTAATTGATGATTGGTTAATGGGAAATTGGTCGCTGTTCTTTGTTTTAACAGCCTTGATGGTTATACCTTCGCTGATATTTTTATACCTGATTAGGCATAAATTATATGAGCTTGAGAAAAATTATCATAAAAATATTTAA
- a CDS encoding chloride channel protein, translating to MWLEQLRRRLAKPKTSVQLCLLGVVAGLIAAFFIILFRLTILFFQSLFLETPDDFTTLPTLERVLMPLIAAFLIACFAAFTGFKHYRLGIPFVIHRIKRHYGQMPLYNTVNQFVGGALALISGFSVGREGPSVHMGATGASILADKLHLPHNAMRTLSGCGVAAGIAASFNTPLAAVIFVMEVVLREYKVHIFVPIMLAAVTGALATQFVFGEGSELALITIAPLSGWHYPYLILCGMALGAIAFSFNQNLMLIIKTFKPLSMFPRLLIAGCIASLIAYAVPHAMGSGMSAITIAVESPDNVKLLTTILIAKLLATLFAIGLGIPGGLIGPVIGLGVLIGTLMAFFAQYISPGTDIAGTYGVLGMAGLLAATLHAPLAALTTVMELTSSPEIIVPAMIVITTAYVTALQFFGNRSIFLQQLDFQGLPYHVSPATEALQKVGIMDDMDEDFKLLYSDDKEQIKNTLDAMDSQTPLIVFDEENGYRLAEYDLTLMSDEAININYISLQGISSQATLADAFDILKDKRSGALYVYNLLDNQQIMGLLRWDQIHHILTIRNSLL from the coding sequence ATGTGGCTTGAGCAACTCAGGCGTCGACTGGCAAAACCTAAAACATCTGTACAATTATGCTTATTAGGCGTAGTTGCCGGATTAATTGCTGCATTTTTTATTATTTTATTTCGCTTAACTATTTTGTTTTTTCAAAGCTTATTTTTGGAAACACCTGACGACTTTACTACCCTACCGACTCTTGAACGCGTTTTAATGCCATTAATAGCCGCATTTTTAATTGCGTGCTTTGCTGCATTTACTGGCTTTAAACATTACCGTTTAGGCATTCCTTTTGTTATTCATCGTATTAAACGCCATTACGGGCAAATGCCTTTATACAATACGGTTAATCAATTTGTTGGTGGCGCACTTGCACTCATTAGCGGTTTTTCGGTTGGCCGAGAAGGGCCTTCCGTACATATGGGCGCAACAGGTGCGAGTATTTTAGCGGATAAACTACATTTACCGCATAACGCCATGCGTACTTTAAGTGGTTGCGGCGTTGCAGCAGGTATAGCCGCTTCGTTTAATACCCCACTTGCAGCCGTTATTTTTGTAATGGAAGTGGTACTTCGAGAATATAAAGTACACATATTTGTGCCAATCATGCTTGCTGCTGTTACTGGTGCACTCGCTACGCAGTTTGTTTTTGGTGAAGGCTCTGAACTTGCACTCATTACAATAGCGCCATTAAGTGGTTGGCATTACCCTTATTTAATATTATGCGGTATGGCGCTGGGCGCTATAGCATTTAGCTTTAATCAAAACTTAATGCTAATTATTAAAACATTTAAACCTTTAAGTATGTTTCCTCGTTTACTAATCGCAGGCTGTATTGCCAGCTTGATAGCTTACGCGGTGCCTCATGCTATGGGTTCTGGTATGAGTGCGATTACTATCGCGGTTGAATCTCCTGATAACGTAAAGCTGCTTACTACCATTTTAATCGCTAAACTACTTGCCACATTGTTTGCTATTGGTTTGGGTATTCCGGGCGGTTTAATTGGTCCTGTAATTGGGCTTGGTGTATTAATTGGGACATTAATGGCCTTTTTTGCTCAATATATTAGCCCGGGTACTGATATTGCGGGTACGTATGGGGTTTTAGGTATGGCTGGATTATTAGCGGCTACACTGCATGCACCACTTGCTGCATTAACAACAGTAATGGAGCTTACATCATCACCTGAAATAATCGTTCCTGCGATGATAGTTATAACCACTGCATATGTAACTGCATTACAATTTTTTGGAAATCGCTCCATATTTTTGCAGCAATTAGATTTTCAGGGATTGCCGTACCATGTATCTCCCGCTACCGAAGCATTACAAAAAGTGGGAATAATGGATGATATGGATGAAGACTTTAAATTGCTTTACTCAGACGATAAAGAGCAAATAAAAAATACGCTTGATGCCATGGATAGCCAAACACCCTTGATTGTTTTTGACGAAGAAAATGGCTATCGCCTCGCTGAATACGATTTAACGCTAATGTCTGATGAAGCAATAAATATAAATTACATTAGCTTGCAGGGCATCAGCAGCCAAGCCACCCTAGCCGATGCATTCGATATACTAAAAGATAAAAGAAGTGGCGCGCTTTACGTTTATAACCTTTTAGATAATCAACAAATTATGGGGCTATTACGCTGGGATCAAATTCATCATATTTTAACCATTCGTAACAGCTTACTTTAA